One genomic region from Leptolyngbyaceae cyanobacterium JSC-12 encodes:
- a CDS encoding putative integral membrane protein (IMG reference gene:2510095590~PFAM: YGGT family), whose protein sequence is MNSLIPLLVTTLTTFISIYTVLIFIRILLSWFPNINWFDPPFSILSQLIDPYLNVFRNIIPPLGGLDFSPILAILLLQLVQQAATAAARTIAVAMM, encoded by the coding sequence ATGAACTCTTTGATTCCTTTACTAGTCACAACGCTTACAACCTTTATCAGTATCTATACTGTGCTGATTTTTATCCGCATTCTGCTGAGCTGGTTTCCTAATATCAATTGGTTTGATCCACCCTTCTCAATCTTGAGTCAGCTTATAGATCCTTATCTCAACGTATTCCGCAACATCATCCCTCCCCTTGGTGGTCTTGATTTTTCGCCAATCCTAGCCATTTTGCTGTTGCAACTGGTTCAACAAGCTGCTACTGCCGCTGCTAGAACAATTGCAGTGGCGATGATGTAA
- a CDS encoding type II secretory pathway, component HofQ (IMG reference gene:2510095587~PFAM: Secretin and TonB N terminus short domain; Bacterial type II/III secretion system short domain; Localisation of periplasmic protein complexes; Bacterial type II and III secretion system protein), whose amino-acid sequence MKPAQRLFGIGISGLISGAALLMATQPVIAAAKLTGVQVTPTATGVKIVLQTKGGDRPQVFSVNRGNTWTADLVNTQLQLSSGTFQKANPAAGISLITVAPIDKNSVRVTVVGQGSSPTGQVTRSNDGNLTFNLTQARVSATRSDPKQATAVKPAKFGRATQQGTVQSQQPAPILPALPNAIAQAPPSSPIPATTAQATPAPSPAPASPLPPFQGSTPLVPNPQIRVEGNTFTPPAPIPPNAPLPLPRAVAPPIGDIAVGQIDASPSFIDLGTAERVPRLVLRDASSREVLSLLARSAGLNIVFTADQAGQPGQPGQPQQPGQQGQAADGPKVTLDIVNEPVQNVFNYVLQVTGLEASRRGNTIFVGPKLPNSARNVVIRSLRLNQIPVASALNFLVGLGAESAISRERLVTSVNAVPVTQLQGAAQTAITQTQTTTEQRVEVQRVNFTDSTPFLRGLQVSGDERTNTVTLIGEARKVEVAIGQLSQLDVRRRQVAVNVRVIDIDLLALERIGTSFSFGINDTQVSNDGGIGFINFGRRTPGTTGISADLTGSTIGTATGIVNGFNNRGFVRDFFLQLQAAVTNGSAKILTDPTLVVQEGQTSEVRLTQEVITNFTQNITGGTGNTPATVSITVQKASAGLILPVQVDRIDDNGFISLSIAPSIARPDQQVAIQLPGTGVIANNFITLLSERRVQSGQFRLRDGQTLVLAGIIEDEDRTTVTKVPILGDIPILGALFRRTDNQNRRREVVVLVTPRILDDSDRSAFGYSFTPGVETQRVLQQQNRR is encoded by the coding sequence GTGAAACCGGCTCAGAGACTATTTGGAATTGGAATAAGTGGATTGATTAGTGGTGCTGCCCTATTGATGGCAACCCAGCCTGTGATAGCTGCCGCCAAGTTGACTGGAGTGCAGGTTACTCCGACTGCGACGGGGGTCAAAATAGTGTTACAGACTAAGGGGGGCGATCGCCCACAAGTGTTCTCTGTCAACCGAGGCAATACCTGGACAGCCGATCTCGTCAATACCCAACTCCAGCTTTCGAGCGGCACCTTTCAAAAAGCAAATCCTGCAGCGGGTATTTCTCTCATCACGGTTGCTCCCATCGATAAAAACAGTGTGCGGGTCACTGTTGTCGGGCAAGGCAGTTCCCCTACTGGGCAAGTCACTCGTTCCAACGACGGCAACTTAACCTTTAACCTGACTCAGGCTCGTGTCAGTGCCACCCGGTCAGATCCCAAACAAGCGACGGCTGTCAAGCCTGCTAAGTTCGGCAGGGCGACTCAGCAAGGGACGGTTCAGAGTCAGCAACCAGCACCTATTTTGCCAGCTTTGCCAAATGCGATCGCTCAAGCCCCACCTTCTAGCCCAATTCCCGCAACAACGGCTCAGGCAACCCCAGCTCCCAGTCCCGCTCCTGCCAGTCCACTCCCCCCCTTCCAGGGTTCAACGCCCCTCGTTCCCAATCCGCAAATCCGGGTTGAAGGAAACACCTTCACTCCTCCCGCGCCTATTCCCCCGAATGCACCACTACCTCTGCCCAGAGCAGTTGCGCCTCCAATTGGAGATATTGCCGTTGGGCAAATTGACGCCTCTCCCAGTTTTATTGACCTAGGTACAGCCGAGCGGGTTCCCCGTCTGGTGCTAAGAGATGCCTCTTCGCGAGAAGTATTGTCATTGCTGGCCCGATCAGCCGGATTAAATATTGTGTTCACAGCTGATCAAGCTGGTCAGCCTGGACAACCCGGTCAGCCTCAGCAACCTGGACAACAGGGGCAGGCAGCCGATGGACCCAAAGTTACCCTCGATATTGTCAACGAGCCAGTTCAAAACGTCTTTAACTATGTATTACAAGTTACCGGACTGGAAGCAAGCCGCCGAGGCAACACGATCTTCGTCGGTCCCAAGTTACCGAACTCAGCTCGAAATGTTGTGATTCGGAGTTTGCGGCTGAATCAAATTCCTGTTGCCAGCGCGCTCAATTTCCTGGTTGGATTGGGAGCAGAAAGTGCGATTAGCCGAGAGCGGCTTGTGACCAGTGTGAATGCGGTGCCTGTAACTCAGCTTCAAGGTGCGGCTCAGACTGCAATTACTCAAACTCAAACCACAACTGAACAGCGTGTTGAAGTTCAGCGCGTCAACTTTACTGACTCTACTCCATTCCTGCGAGGATTGCAGGTCTCGGGAGATGAGCGAACCAACACCGTTACGTTGATTGGGGAAGCTCGCAAGGTAGAGGTTGCAATTGGTCAACTCTCTCAACTGGATGTTCGCCGTCGTCAAGTGGCGGTAAATGTGCGTGTGATTGATATTGACTTGCTGGCGCTAGAGCGGATTGGCACCAGTTTTTCCTTTGGGATTAACGATACGCAAGTTTCCAATGATGGTGGCATCGGCTTCATCAACTTTGGCAGACGCACTCCGGGCACTACGGGGATTTCAGCCGATTTGACTGGCTCCACAATTGGGACCGCAACTGGCATTGTGAATGGTTTTAATAACCGTGGCTTTGTCAGAGATTTCTTCTTGCAATTGCAGGCGGCTGTCACCAATGGCTCTGCCAAAATTCTTACCGACCCAACACTGGTAGTTCAGGAAGGACAAACCTCTGAAGTTCGGTTGACTCAGGAGGTCATTACTAACTTTACTCAAAACATTACAGGGGGGACTGGCAATACTCCAGCCACGGTTAGTATTACCGTCCAAAAAGCATCTGCAGGGCTGATTCTCCCAGTCCAGGTTGATCGGATTGATGATAATGGGTTTATTTCGCTCTCGATCGCGCCATCAATTGCTCGTCCAGACCAGCAGGTGGCCATTCAGCTTCCCGGAACAGGAGTCATTGCCAACAACTTCATCACGCTATTGTCTGAACGACGGGTGCAGTCGGGGCAGTTTCGCCTGAGAGACGGACAAACCCTGGTGCTGGCGGGGATCATTGAAGATGAAGACCGCACGACTGTAACCAAGGTACCGATTCTGGGTGATATCCCCATTCTGGGCGCGCTCTTCCGCCGCACAGATAATCAAAATCGCCGTCGGGAAGTGGTTGTATTAGTCACTCCCAGAATTCTGGATGATAGCGATCGCAGCGCCTTTGGTTATAGCTTTACGCCTGGAGTAGAAACCCAAAGAGTTTTGCAGCAGCAAAATCGCCGCTAG
- a CDS encoding hypothetical protein (IMG reference gene:2510095591): MSQRDGFSSGFLLGTLIGGVVGGIVGALLTARQLNPAAESSETNGTNSLEGKPTKKKRLFQAGREGVDIEAARRSLEDKIAQLNDAIDDVRQQLGGVNGDPRENAGEQAIAPDPHRPN, from the coding sequence ATGAGTCAACGAGATGGGTTTTCCAGCGGGTTCCTATTAGGCACACTGATCGGTGGTGTTGTAGGTGGTATTGTGGGTGCATTATTGACTGCCCGACAGCTTAATCCTGCTGCCGAATCTAGTGAAACAAATGGTACTAACTCTCTGGAAGGTAAGCCAACGAAGAAAAAGCGATTATTTCAGGCAGGACGGGAGGGAGTTGACATAGAAGCCGCCCGTCGCAGCCTGGAAGATAAAATTGCTCAACTTAACGACGCGATCGACGATGTACGACAACAACTTGGCGGTGTGAATGGTGATCCTCGTGAGAATGCTGGTGAGCAGGCGATCGCGCCTGATCCGCATCGCCCAAACTGA
- a CDS encoding hypothetical protein (IMG reference gene:2510095586) translates to MTVGGDFIPGDPAFDESPDYPVVFGLRLTPTVTGILLALLGLAGAGALLYYLVLPEWDTYQQLKTKVEQTELEIQQQQAIAQKIEAARKDLELAKQQRADVQTLFANESALDTLLLDLNRQVDARNADLARRREQKLAACPAIVQQNVEKFEQQFGSLATRAELKTFKPTEPKSSPGAVNPEIITDSSYGPQVNGKLKRKTVTVALVGNYEQTAAILQSIERLQPLLVIRNLTSETDARAKNFIPLPGTPGCIPDTSITTEFQLDALLPLSPADKAQVSPTQPAQPK, encoded by the coding sequence ATGACCGTAGGGGGAGATTTTATTCCAGGTGATCCAGCGTTCGACGAAAGTCCAGATTATCCAGTGGTCTTTGGTCTACGCCTAACACCAACGGTTACTGGGATTCTTCTGGCGTTGCTGGGCTTGGCAGGTGCGGGGGCGCTGTTGTATTACCTGGTTTTGCCAGAGTGGGATACTTATCAGCAACTCAAAACAAAAGTTGAGCAAACAGAGTTAGAAATCCAGCAGCAGCAGGCGATCGCCCAAAAGATTGAGGCTGCCCGCAAAGATCTGGAGCTAGCCAAACAGCAACGAGCCGATGTGCAGACTTTGTTTGCCAATGAGTCAGCCCTGGATACCCTCCTGTTGGATCTAAACCGCCAGGTCGATGCTCGCAATGCAGATCTGGCTCGTCGTCGTGAACAAAAGCTGGCAGCTTGTCCCGCGATCGTTCAGCAAAATGTTGAAAAATTTGAGCAGCAGTTTGGTTCCCTGGCTACTCGAGCTGAACTCAAAACCTTTAAGCCTACCGAGCCAAAATCTTCGCCGGGTGCTGTCAACCCTGAAATTATCACAGATAGCTCCTACGGACCTCAGGTGAACGGTAAGCTAAAGCGTAAAACGGTAACGGTCGCATTGGTGGGCAACTATGAACAAACGGCAGCCATTTTGCAAAGCATTGAGCGACTCCAACCCTTGCTAGTCATCAGAAACCTGACTTCTGAAACCGATGCGAGAGCCAAGAACTTTATTCCATTACCTGGTACACCAGGATGTATACCAGATACCAGCATTACCACTGAGTTTCAATTAGATGCGTTGCTGCCGCTAAGTCCAGCAGATAAGGCTCAGGTGAGTCCGACCCAACCTGCTCAGCCGAAATAG
- a CDS encoding hypothetical protein (IMG reference gene:2510095589), translated as MMLRSIAVFILTGLLWIFFNGYAPSAQALTQIKLFDLSYHECPPELAQGAVTSGGTSMAANCFIVTGKAENPTGKPVINADIFGRIYDANNDSVMQNRTRLGSIEEVPPGISDFELRISVPASQPTPLKLEQFKAAGFTGKVRR; from the coding sequence ATGATGCTGCGTTCAATTGCTGTTTTTATCCTTACAGGGCTGCTTTGGATATTTTTCAATGGATACGCCCCATCCGCTCAGGCTTTAACTCAAATCAAGTTATTTGATCTTTCATACCATGAATGTCCCCCTGAATTAGCACAGGGAGCCGTCACCAGCGGGGGAACTTCGATGGCAGCAAACTGCTTTATTGTGACCGGCAAAGCAGAGAACCCTACCGGGAAACCTGTAATCAATGCCGACATTTTTGGGCGGATTTATGATGCCAACAACGATTCCGTCATGCAAAACCGAACACGCCTAGGATCTATCGAAGAGGTGCCACCCGGTATTAGCGATTTTGAACTCCGGATCAGCGTGCCAGCCAGCCAGCCAACCCCACTCAAGCTAGAACAATTTAAGGCGGCAGGCTTTACCGGTAAAGTTCGACGGTAG
- a CDS encoding hypothetical protein (IMG reference gene:2510095588) — MTPDEIEAALQVAFNQCEQANTPLNSQQKEIVLRALGIDRDRQLNPLAALTIEERRALLEFIQSQEQQNLSWKTTLLNDWLHGQDSGSVQFIRDRLGMQWLEQVKASHLTEYDHLSEGEVIQLKVGDRIEITNGLWEWVQDNGACPREWFPCTVIGIHDASNKESDGLRRHASCIVRFDSGMEYEIQGIYEWNRPNWRWLES; from the coding sequence ATGACGCCGGACGAAATTGAAGCGGCTCTCCAAGTTGCCTTTAACCAGTGCGAACAGGCTAATACACCGCTGAATAGCCAGCAAAAAGAGATTGTGTTAAGAGCGTTGGGAATTGATCGTGATCGCCAGCTTAACCCATTAGCAGCATTAACTATAGAGGAGCGCCGGGCGTTACTAGAGTTCATCCAGAGTCAGGAGCAACAAAATCTCTCCTGGAAAACAACCTTACTGAATGATTGGCTCCATGGGCAAGACTCTGGCAGTGTGCAGTTTATTCGCGATCGCTTGGGGATGCAATGGTTAGAGCAAGTTAAAGCCAGCCATCTGACTGAATATGATCATCTGAGTGAAGGGGAGGTGATCCAGTTAAAAGTGGGCGATCGCATTGAAATTACCAATGGGTTGTGGGAGTGGGTTCAGGACAATGGAGCCTGCCCCCGTGAGTGGTTTCCTTGTACAGTCATTGGCATTCATGATGCCTCCAACAAGGAGTCCGATGGGTTGCGCCGCCATGCCAGTTGCATTGTTCGGTTTGACAGTGGAATGGAATACGAAATTCAAGGCATTTACGAATGGAATCGACCTAACTGGCGCTGGTTAGAATCGTAA